The following are encoded in a window of Bdellovibrio svalbardensis genomic DNA:
- a CDS encoding RCC1 domain-containing protein, protein MVRALLSLAFISSLLLGCTVSSPTEPLPTFGQELVAAKVMTSNIEIIEGNIALVNVKFERPIKVQAYVSWEVRAGIGRFIHPNGMEIVKPDQTEFTFALESYKNDTIDGTQELELVMDSTVFPAPLTTLVKLIDPSVPTQLSFVSGDLFAFPSSSVNQTVTMSVVMQNSGAVAAGAIATSDLTAPFRFVGGSYPGTGGTCTLLLKANETCTLNLEAKMTAPGIIDQVVTFTYFNGQASVTKDITLRAASDDVITTLSGVPDLYSNVTNLNVTVAGPGITSYKYKVGLASSTTCSDSSGYSAGIGIATKITNSISGLSDGAIKLCVVGFDGVKWQAYAAATFYSWTKSTMPPQNPSIKIEGDKTYVNYLAVGLQLSAEGAQFMYVTSAAGCNAGGTWEIYDLNKNWTLSFTNSPNNVYAKFRDRLGNETACISDSIIHDNLKPTVTVNQSGSQADPTMVLPVSFDVQFSENIDAASFTVDSIQQKGSASGVRWNIVHVSGGQYRIEATSVDVGGTIVPSIDADSVKDLAGNFNRASTSIDASVSFNVVEFFMKDVIAGSKNTCALSTDNSTYCWGDNSKGQLGIGVNGGVRTQPAKLDLSGPIKYFTKVSVGNEFSCGLSINGQIYCWGENSQHNLSDGTVTNRNAPVQAVPCGDTYANCDSPYLGAFNNPIPTYGRFTDLAVGPYHACGLWQNGKVVCWGRALEGQLGNGHLHEFKGFAFATDESSYGMDITALEAGTNFTCGLVANGRIVCWGQGDSGQIGNGQWINQSLPKLVATAGITGFQGFLNLSAGAEHVCAVHADSKVYCWGQNSHGQLGNNSAVSSNMPVAVDVSAITPTPQFIEVQAGAQHTCARTVDSRVFCWGASGSGRLGAVASGDQLTPLEVKNGPGALKNVFKLSVGENHNCALTADGKISCWGEQGADGRLGNNAFVFSQDPVAVDVSGLLGKRGFAQLSAGYNHTCGVNTAGKVYCWGNGAKGQLGSGNSTRNSPYEITMTSVTGGAAFKQVEVGYEFSCALATDGKIYCWGDNPEGQLGNGNSISYGVPVPVDTSSITSFLGFKSLSVGKSHACGLHADGTLYCWGYGYFGQLGRNTPLSSNKPVAVVTSSTPGLGLIKQVDLGDLHSCVNTANGKAYCWGYGAQGRLGNNSTSDRSLPVAVVSTSFPARSVVTQIAGGGDHSCVLLSGDSGVYCWGYGLDGRLGDSNTLTRLAPVKTQLPMGTFAKSLSLGREHSCAIVANNSNVYCWGQGTLGRVGDGALLFRIAPTASVFTAISDYAGSSAITTGGTHTCAIGMTGESYCWGEGVDFKLGTTRTDTENTPTKVLYP, encoded by the coding sequence ATGGTAAGAGCATTGTTATCACTGGCATTCATTTCAAGCTTGCTTTTGGGTTGCACAGTCTCGTCACCTACAGAGCCATTGCCCACTTTCGGTCAGGAACTTGTCGCAGCAAAGGTGATGACTTCCAATATTGAAATTATTGAGGGCAACATCGCCCTGGTGAATGTGAAATTCGAGCGGCCCATTAAAGTCCAAGCTTATGTGTCTTGGGAAGTGCGTGCTGGCATTGGGCGATTTATTCACCCGAATGGAATGGAGATCGTAAAGCCTGATCAGACAGAGTTTACCTTTGCATTGGAAAGCTATAAGAACGACACCATTGATGGCACACAGGAGTTGGAACTCGTCATGGACTCAACAGTGTTCCCCGCGCCATTGACGACGCTGGTGAAATTGATTGATCCCTCTGTTCCGACACAATTGAGTTTTGTAAGTGGAGATCTTTTTGCTTTTCCATCCAGTTCGGTCAATCAGACTGTCACGATGTCAGTCGTCATGCAGAATTCCGGGGCCGTTGCTGCGGGTGCAATTGCCACGTCGGACTTAACAGCCCCTTTCCGTTTTGTCGGAGGCTCATATCCTGGAACCGGTGGAACCTGCACCCTTTTGTTGAAAGCGAATGAAACCTGTACATTGAATCTTGAAGCAAAGATGACGGCACCAGGAATCATTGATCAAGTGGTGACTTTCACTTACTTCAATGGACAAGCTTCGGTTACTAAAGATATCACTTTGCGCGCGGCCTCAGACGATGTGATTACGACCCTTTCGGGTGTCCCTGATCTTTATTCGAATGTTACAAATTTAAATGTCACGGTCGCTGGTCCGGGGATAACGAGTTACAAATATAAAGTTGGTTTGGCATCTTCGACGACTTGTTCGGACAGCAGTGGCTATAGCGCTGGAATCGGCATTGCCACTAAAATTACAAATTCAATTTCGGGTTTGAGTGATGGCGCAATTAAATTATGTGTTGTGGGATTTGATGGCGTTAAATGGCAAGCCTATGCAGCGGCGACTTTCTATTCTTGGACGAAGTCCACAATGCCGCCACAAAATCCGTCAATTAAAATTGAAGGTGATAAGACTTATGTGAACTATCTGGCGGTGGGCTTGCAGCTTTCCGCTGAAGGTGCGCAATTTATGTATGTCACAAGTGCCGCCGGATGCAACGCCGGGGGAACTTGGGAAATTTATGATCTTAATAAAAATTGGACTTTGAGTTTTACAAATAGTCCGAACAATGTTTATGCAAAATTCCGGGACCGGTTGGGAAATGAAACGGCTTGTATCAGTGACTCGATCATTCATGACAATTTAAAACCCACGGTCACTGTAAATCAATCCGGGTCGCAGGCCGATCCGACAATGGTGCTGCCCGTTTCTTTTGACGTGCAGTTTTCAGAAAATATTGATGCTGCTTCCTTTACGGTTGATTCGATTCAGCAGAAGGGTTCTGCTTCGGGAGTGCGTTGGAATATTGTCCATGTTTCCGGGGGACAGTACCGTATTGAAGCCACGTCGGTAGATGTCGGTGGCACGATTGTGCCCTCAATTGATGCTGACTCTGTCAAGGACTTGGCGGGAAACTTCAATCGGGCATCGACCTCAATTGATGCGAGTGTTTCTTTCAATGTCGTAGAGTTCTTTATGAAGGATGTTATTGCCGGAAGCAAAAACACCTGTGCATTAAGCACTGACAATTCAACCTATTGCTGGGGTGATAACAGCAAAGGGCAGTTAGGTATCGGTGTCAACGGGGGAGTCAGAACTCAACCGGCGAAATTGGATCTTTCAGGCCCCATCAAATACTTTACGAAGGTTTCGGTAGGAAATGAGTTTTCTTGCGGACTTAGTATTAACGGGCAGATTTACTGTTGGGGTGAAAATTCTCAGCATAATCTTTCCGACGGGACAGTGACAAATCGTAATGCTCCGGTGCAAGCCGTGCCGTGCGGAGATACTTACGCGAATTGTGATTCGCCTTATCTGGGAGCTTTTAATAACCCCATTCCGACCTATGGTCGATTTACTGACTTGGCGGTGGGGCCTTATCATGCGTGTGGCCTATGGCAAAATGGCAAAGTGGTTTGCTGGGGACGAGCGCTTGAAGGTCAGTTGGGAAATGGCCATCTTCATGAATTTAAAGGCTTTGCTTTTGCTACTGATGAATCCTCTTATGGAATGGATATCACAGCGTTGGAAGCTGGCACGAACTTCACCTGCGGTCTGGTCGCTAATGGCCGAATTGTCTGTTGGGGTCAGGGTGATTCCGGTCAGATCGGCAACGGGCAATGGATTAATCAAAGCCTTCCAAAATTGGTCGCGACTGCAGGTATCACAGGATTTCAAGGTTTCTTAAATCTATCTGCCGGTGCGGAACATGTCTGCGCGGTTCACGCGGATTCGAAAGTTTACTGTTGGGGGCAAAACTCACATGGACAGCTGGGAAATAATTCGGCCGTCAGCTCGAATATGCCTGTCGCAGTCGATGTGTCTGCGATAACACCGACACCGCAATTTATTGAAGTGCAAGCGGGTGCACAGCACACCTGTGCGCGCACTGTGGATTCTCGTGTCTTTTGCTGGGGGGCCTCAGGCAGCGGACGCTTGGGCGCGGTGGCAAGCGGTGATCAATTGACTCCTCTCGAAGTGAAGAACGGTCCAGGTGCGTTGAAAAATGTTTTCAAACTGAGTGTTGGTGAAAACCACAACTGTGCACTGACTGCGGACGGCAAGATCAGTTGCTGGGGTGAACAAGGTGCTGATGGACGTTTAGGTAATAATGCTTTTGTGTTCTCTCAGGATCCAGTCGCGGTGGATGTAAGTGGACTTCTTGGTAAACGTGGATTTGCCCAGTTGTCAGCGGGTTATAACCATACTTGCGGTGTCAACACCGCTGGCAAGGTTTATTGCTGGGGTAATGGAGCAAAAGGGCAATTGGGTAGTGGCAATAGCACACGCAATTCGCCTTATGAAATCACTATGACTTCGGTGACGGGCGGGGCTGCGTTTAAGCAGGTCGAAGTGGGCTATGAATTCTCATGTGCGCTGGCGACCGATGGAAAAATTTATTGCTGGGGTGATAATCCTGAGGGGCAATTAGGCAATGGCAATTCGATCTCATATGGAGTTCCGGTGCCTGTGGATACAAGCAGTATAACTTCGTTCTTAGGCTTTAAATCACTTTCAGTCGGCAAGAGCCATGCGTGTGGATTGCATGCTGACGGAACTCTCTATTGTTGGGGTTACGGATACTTTGGACAGCTAGGGCGAAATACTCCGTTAAGCTCGAATAAGCCAGTGGCAGTTGTTACGTCTTCAACTCCAGGTTTAGGCTTAATTAAACAAGTCGATCTGGGTGATCTTCACTCTTGTGTGAACACCGCAAACGGAAAAGCTTATTGCTGGGGTTACGGAGCTCAAGGGCGTTTGGGTAATAATTCGACATCAGACAGATCTCTGCCTGTTGCAGTTGTGAGTACTTCATTCCCAGCAAGATCAGTCGTCACTCAGATTGCAGGTGGTGGGGATCACTCCTGTGTGTTGTTGTCGGGAGACTCGGGTGTCTATTGCTGGGGCTATGGCTTGGATGGACGACTTGGGGATTCCAATACGTTGACACGATTGGCACCGGTTAAAACTCAATTGCCAATGGGAACTTTTGCAAAATCGTTGTCGTTGGGTCGAGAACATTCGTGTGCGATCGTAGCGAATAATTCCAATGTTTATTGCTGGGGGCAAGGAACGCTCGGACGGGTTGGGGATGGAGCCTTGCTATTCCGTATTGCTCCAACCGCGTCGGTGTTTACTGCCATCAGTGACTATGCAGGTTCTTCTGCCATTACGACTGGTGGAACTCATACCTGTGCAATTGGTATGACTGGAGAGTCTTATTGTTGGGGTGAAGGCGTGGACTTCAAACTTGGAACAACAAGAACGGATACTGAAAACACACCAACAAAAGTTCTATATCCATAA
- a CDS encoding Calx-beta domain-containing protein has protein sequence MKFVKKLKKISLFIATTMVLAACEKTDLKGFVGGDTQAGSGGGSTTPISNLLVMTSTLPEVSFVEGATNKVVVQFNKPLPRNTTVNWSIENGASDFLATSGTLSLASGADSLELNLTAKTDALYEGEEKFYLRLSGDALLFLGTLSVPLKIQELAAQPAVSFQIPSQTVLKSAGKTNVKVLLSQATAIPIKVDFTISGTAADGVDYTISDKNFVIIEAGTTAKDIVVYPRADVAPGAMKEVKITATAVTSLVSLDSGNATHSVYIQDNGASALTSIAGVTGGTDTKQDGYLTNGNHATISWTAAPGATGYRLAIYNNASALLCGPVTVGASITSYDYAGCNLAEGTTYKISLEVDKSGTYSNANNNMFPFTVDTLPPAAPQILGAFGGTDLNPDSFLAGTVNPSVSWIDTTGENSYAVSVVSETGNLPVCPEVIVGANVTAYSFSDCSLTRGLNYKIKLVARDAAGNQRSASNDLFSFLVTEVPAGYVVTGVMGGTGDTLADDKMNDGVDPIIQWEIAAGAQRYEVILLNMDNSVKCPLVSVPGTDRQVTFTNCRLDLHEQYKVKVSAYDASDLVYPAANSPFIFRHQVGLYISGEPVGPGRVGSYYRGIPITSCGGPDGDLCDSTTPYVVSEELSETQIRVDQNGVLAGTAYSTGVPAIGNGILKVTADYLLLSKGGKISMTGRGFAASNGPGKGADGNPAAGAAHGGFGSLVGALAQAQPYGLVKAPDTLGSGGGTNGANLGGAGGGIAQITVNQKLSFASGSVESGGRNGATGAGGGSGGSVVVNAKNVAGSGGTISAEGGLGGTGSKGGSGGHVALLYENMQHAGGLTGMGLWVRGGGVGTATGTVYYSTFTDPLGYLVVDSGANTQTQGVETPLPLSETFNEIVTRNYGTLILSAGDSYQLQRPELTYRLVVAGTLTTHPTVPTHLQIGLNGYLEWRRNDAINSWTDISVKVGGTLTHSYNASSLVYALNLVTTNLNLAGMIDVQGRGYSAGNGSGTGTGGMGASYGGQGGIASTGARGNAYGSTKNPTDLGSGSLAASGGGYVNIQVTNLDLKGQIIASGSPGCGGGSGGSINITATNVSGTGALLASTGGDGSGGCAGGGGGRIAINYTNTTYVGGVPGIKYDIFGGAGTKDGAAGTVYHNRVGVDTYGNLLVYNGTRTYDEYILTPLSAADRFDSITTDFTGTVWIQPSQVFTLPTPTINYRLVTEGDLALPSGNTLTVGSGGYLEWRKNTPLTVTNFNLDQGGILTHTYNNTAQNYIVSLDVTNAVINGIIDTSKRGYAAANGPGKSTANGTGAGYGGYGGQNGTIDAAAGGTAYDYTSAKIKAPDQIGSGAVINSGVIGGSGGGYVRLNATSTLTLNGVINADGKDAAISTNVNGGGSGGAIYITAHEVKGANGTISATGGSGCIYVPSATAYVSGSGGGGRISVVYDVDSYTAGFQSLVDFEKIRTFGGYGYNYFTGGAGTIYLNYTGAPSVNEKIIFNNGSNPYNQGAETPALIGVTVDKFETRRTATLRVNSADTYNMPSSTLDYRIVVAGNLVSPDNTLTMEKDSYLEFRRGTLYSLTSLKMKEGSFISHSYNGVNAATLPYLVNLDLGTLEMQGGSKIDVSRKGFKPGTGTGFGSNSAAYGGRTQDAQPYGDFQDPVDLGSGDSGTSGGGRIQINVTGTSTLNGILAADGGGSGGTINLRTLTLAGTTAKVSANGGGNDSGGRIAIRYKNDNYGVFNMNLTAYGGDSFSAAGTIFVQDTDEALGTLIIRNYGRGYGQEGIETNLPNNIPVKTVIVDKDAVVRVPPSATFVMPDSTINYKIVVEGTLQPTTSTLTVAYGGQVDLRTNTAFGKPIFNNLVVNQGASIFHSYNASCAVQNYAVNLDLDNFTLDGDMPLNARGFAQACGPGGGPGGNLTSPAGASYGGFGHAGGTAQTQPYGSISNPVDMGSGGGTTWGGRGGGLALIKVANRFTFNGTIKSNAGGASTFGAFYSGSGGSGGGININTNIIDGAGGRVEASGSPGQVAAGGHVPGSGSGGRIAIIYKDDQYTGGLSSVSIKNFGGARGGNINGAAGTTYIEKRDGSNNPLNKHLIMDNGIIAYAEGSETAILQTETFDVIDVGSTTGVYIGPLASFAFSSSDLTYPLRLAGAVTFPGNNLVIQPTGRLIFSKTGSFVLNNLTVEPGGMITHSPNTKPSDLKNYLVNIEANNFWLKPDASIDVSYKGYQCGQGLGAGTINTFGYSGSGGGHGGVGGTVPSWTGVSSMPGGVSYGDPNLQDPVNPAKDIGSGGAAGNPINGLCRGGVGGGAIYLKVNNTLTLEGRIFANGAVGIQDGADKSGGGGSGGSVYINTTDLDGAFAEIHADGGAVPTGIHMGGSGGGGRISLNVSGSRASYVGSITSSANAGAGSSDRLGDAGTIGGLSW, from the coding sequence ATGAAGTTTGTGAAGAAGTTGAAGAAAATATCGCTATTCATTGCCACAACCATGGTGCTGGCGGCATGTGAAAAAACAGACCTAAAAGGGTTTGTTGGTGGTGATACGCAAGCTGGAAGCGGCGGTGGCTCGACAACTCCTATCTCAAATTTGTTGGTAATGACGTCCACTCTTCCTGAAGTTTCTTTTGTCGAAGGTGCAACCAATAAAGTAGTCGTGCAGTTCAACAAGCCGTTGCCTCGTAATACAACGGTGAACTGGAGTATCGAAAATGGCGCGAGTGATTTTCTAGCGACCAGTGGAACCCTGTCATTAGCGTCGGGTGCGGATTCCTTAGAATTAAATTTAACTGCCAAGACGGACGCTCTTTATGAGGGAGAAGAAAAGTTCTATCTGCGCTTGAGCGGCGATGCTTTGCTTTTTTTGGGAACTTTGTCAGTTCCCCTGAAAATTCAAGAGCTGGCGGCGCAACCTGCGGTGAGCTTTCAGATTCCATCGCAAACTGTTTTGAAAAGTGCCGGGAAAACCAATGTTAAAGTTCTTTTGTCCCAGGCGACAGCCATTCCCATTAAAGTTGATTTTACAATCTCTGGCACAGCCGCTGATGGTGTGGACTATACAATATCGGACAAGAACTTTGTCATCATTGAAGCCGGAACAACTGCAAAAGATATCGTAGTTTATCCACGGGCAGACGTAGCTCCCGGAGCTATGAAAGAAGTTAAAATTACGGCAACGGCCGTGACTTCATTGGTCAGCTTGGACAGCGGTAATGCCACTCACTCCGTCTATATTCAGGATAACGGAGCTTCTGCTTTAACATCTATCGCTGGTGTTACTGGGGGAACGGATACAAAGCAAGATGGCTATCTGACCAACGGAAATCATGCGACGATTTCTTGGACGGCGGCACCGGGTGCGACGGGATATCGTTTGGCGATTTACAATAATGCCAGTGCTTTATTGTGTGGGCCGGTGACAGTGGGCGCCTCAATCACCAGCTATGATTATGCAGGTTGCAACTTGGCTGAGGGCACTACGTACAAGATATCCCTTGAAGTGGATAAGAGTGGTACGTACTCGAATGCCAATAATAATATGTTCCCGTTCACGGTGGACACATTGCCGCCAGCGGCTCCACAGATTTTGGGAGCCTTTGGTGGAACTGACTTGAATCCGGATTCTTTTTTGGCCGGTACCGTAAACCCATCAGTCTCTTGGATTGATACGACTGGTGAAAATAGTTATGCCGTGAGTGTCGTGAGTGAGACCGGAAATCTTCCGGTCTGTCCTGAAGTTATTGTTGGTGCAAACGTCACGGCCTATTCATTTTCTGATTGTTCTTTAACTCGTGGGCTTAACTACAAGATCAAGCTTGTCGCGAGGGATGCGGCTGGAAATCAGAGATCGGCTTCAAATGACTTGTTCAGTTTCCTGGTGACAGAAGTTCCTGCGGGTTATGTGGTCACGGGAGTCATGGGTGGCACTGGCGACACTCTGGCAGATGATAAAATGAATGATGGGGTTGATCCGATTATTCAATGGGAAATCGCTGCGGGTGCACAACGTTATGAAGTGATTCTTTTAAATATGGACAACTCGGTAAAGTGTCCATTGGTCAGCGTTCCGGGCACTGACCGCCAGGTGACCTTCACGAATTGTCGCTTGGATCTGCATGAACAATATAAAGTCAAAGTGTCGGCTTATGATGCCAGTGATCTGGTTTATCCCGCAGCGAACTCACCTTTTATTTTTAGACATCAAGTGGGTCTTTATATTTCGGGTGAACCGGTAGGGCCTGGGCGAGTGGGTTCTTACTATCGTGGAATTCCGATCACAAGTTGTGGTGGACCTGATGGTGACTTGTGTGATTCGACGACTCCATATGTTGTTAGCGAAGAGCTTAGTGAAACGCAGATTCGAGTTGATCAGAATGGCGTGTTGGCAGGAACGGCTTATTCGACAGGGGTTCCAGCTATTGGCAATGGAATTCTGAAAGTCACAGCGGACTATTTATTACTTAGTAAGGGCGGCAAGATTTCGATGACAGGTCGGGGCTTTGCTGCCAGCAACGGTCCGGGTAAAGGTGCGGATGGGAATCCAGCAGCGGGTGCAGCTCATGGTGGATTTGGTTCGTTGGTGGGCGCTTTAGCACAAGCTCAACCTTATGGTTTGGTAAAAGCTCCGGATACGCTGGGTAGCGGTGGTGGAACAAACGGTGCAAATCTTGGTGGTGCTGGCGGTGGAATTGCGCAGATCACAGTAAATCAAAAATTAAGTTTTGCGAGCGGCTCGGTTGAATCAGGAGGACGTAACGGTGCCACTGGTGCTGGCGGCGGTTCGGGTGGAAGTGTTGTGGTCAATGCCAAGAACGTCGCAGGTTCTGGTGGAACTATTTCAGCTGAAGGGGGCCTCGGCGGCACCGGCAGCAAAGGTGGTTCTGGCGGTCACGTCGCATTATTATATGAAAATATGCAACATGCCGGAGGCCTTACGGGCATGGGCCTTTGGGTTCGTGGTGGCGGAGTTGGAACGGCTACGGGAACTGTGTATTATTCAACTTTCACGGATCCCTTGGGATATTTGGTCGTGGACAGTGGTGCGAATACGCAAACTCAAGGAGTTGAAACTCCGTTGCCGTTGTCAGAGACCTTTAATGAAATTGTCACACGGAACTATGGAACGTTGATTTTATCTGCGGGCGATTCTTATCAATTGCAACGTCCTGAGCTGACTTATCGACTGGTTGTTGCTGGGACGCTGACAACTCATCCAACCGTCCCCACTCATCTGCAAATTGGTTTGAATGGATATCTCGAATGGCGACGAAACGATGCCATCAACAGTTGGACAGATATTTCTGTCAAAGTGGGTGGAACGCTGACTCACAGCTACAATGCATCGAGCTTGGTTTATGCTTTGAATCTTGTGACTACAAATTTAAATCTGGCCGGAATGATTGATGTTCAAGGCCGAGGATATAGCGCTGGAAACGGAAGTGGTACTGGAACTGGTGGTATGGGTGCCAGCTACGGAGGCCAAGGTGGAATTGCCTCAACAGGTGCCAGGGGAAATGCTTATGGTTCCACCAAAAATCCAACTGATTTGGGAAGTGGATCTTTAGCGGCTTCAGGTGGCGGTTATGTCAATATTCAGGTGACTAATCTTGATCTGAAAGGGCAGATCATTGCTTCAGGTTCACCAGGCTGCGGCGGTGGTTCCGGCGGCAGTATTAATATCACTGCGACGAACGTGAGTGGAACAGGGGCGCTGCTTGCGTCCACAGGTGGTGATGGTAGCGGTGGATGCGCCGGTGGTGGTGGTGGAAGAATCGCCATCAACTACACGAATACCACATATGTCGGAGGGGTCCCTGGGATCAAGTACGATATCTTTGGCGGAGCAGGTACCAAAGATGGTGCGGCAGGAACGGTTTATCATAATCGTGTCGGTGTCGATACCTATGGAAATCTTCTTGTCTATAACGGGACCCGCACTTACGACGAATATATTTTGACTCCTCTTTCTGCAGCGGATCGATTTGATAGTATAACCACTGATTTCACCGGAACAGTTTGGATTCAGCCCTCACAGGTTTTCACTTTGCCAACGCCGACGATCAACTACCGCTTGGTGACTGAGGGTGATTTAGCTTTGCCTTCAGGAAACACTCTCACGGTTGGAAGTGGTGGTTATTTGGAGTGGCGAAAAAACACTCCATTGACCGTGACCAATTTCAATTTGGATCAGGGTGGAATTCTCACTCACACATATAACAACACAGCACAGAACTATATTGTCAGCTTGGATGTTACGAATGCTGTCATCAATGGCATAATTGATACTTCCAAAAGAGGTTATGCAGCGGCGAATGGCCCGGGCAAATCGACAGCTAACGGAACTGGTGCGGGTTATGGTGGTTACGGCGGTCAGAACGGAACGATCGACGCAGCTGCGGGTGGGACGGCTTACGATTATACATCTGCAAAGATTAAAGCTCCGGATCAGATAGGCAGTGGCGCAGTTATCAACAGTGGCGTGATTGGTGGATCCGGCGGTGGATATGTCCGTTTGAATGCAACGAGCACTTTGACTTTGAATGGCGTGATCAATGCGGATGGCAAAGACGCTGCTATTAGCACCAATGTAAATGGTGGTGGTTCCGGGGGCGCGATTTATATCACTGCTCATGAAGTGAAAGGTGCTAATGGCACCATTTCCGCGACAGGGGGCAGTGGTTGCATCTATGTTCCATCCGCTACAGCGTATGTATCAGGGAGCGGCGGTGGTGGACGTATTTCTGTTGTCTATGATGTCGATAGTTATACTGCCGGCTTTCAGTCATTGGTGGATTTTGAAAAAATTCGAACTTTCGGTGGCTACGGCTACAATTATTTTACAGGTGGCGCGGGCACAATTTACTTGAACTATACCGGTGCCCCGTCGGTGAATGAAAAAATCATATTTAACAATGGTTCTAATCCTTACAATCAAGGCGCAGAGACTCCAGCTTTGATTGGGGTCACGGTGGATAAATTTGAAACTCGAAGAACGGCAACTTTGCGGGTGAACAGTGCAGATACCTACAACATGCCATCTTCTACTTTAGATTATCGCATTGTTGTTGCTGGTAACCTGGTTTCTCCGGATAACACACTGACGATGGAGAAAGATTCATATCTCGAGTTTAGAAGAGGAACATTGTATTCCTTGACGAGCCTGAAGATGAAAGAGGGCTCTTTTATTTCTCACTCTTATAATGGTGTTAATGCAGCCACTTTGCCATATCTGGTGAATTTGGATCTAGGCACCCTAGAGATGCAGGGTGGATCGAAAATTGATGTTTCCAGAAAAGGATTTAAGCCGGGCACAGGTACTGGGTTCGGTAGCAACTCTGCAGCTTATGGCGGTAGAACGCAGGATGCTCAGCCTTATGGAGACTTCCAAGATCCTGTTGATCTGGGAAGTGGTGACTCGGGAACATCTGGCGGCGGTCGCATTCAGATAAATGTCACGGGTACATCAACACTCAATGGAATCCTTGCTGCCGACGGTGGAGGCAGTGGCGGAACAATCAATCTTCGTACGCTAACTCTTGCGGGAACGACAGCGAAAGTTTCTGCAAATGGTGGCGGTAACGATTCCGGAGGACGCATTGCCATTCGCTATAAGAATGATAATTATGGCGTCTTCAATATGAACCTGACGGCCTATGGTGGCGATTCTTTCTCTGCGGCGGGAACTATTTTTGTTCAGGACACGGATGAAGCTCTTGGAACTTTGATCATTCGCAATTACGGCCGTGGTTATGGACAAGAGGGTATTGAAACCAATCTACCGAACAACATACCTGTTAAAACGGTCATCGTAGACAAGGATGCTGTAGTTCGCGTTCCTCCAAGTGCTACCTTTGTAATGCCGGATTCTACGATTAATTATAAGATTGTGGTTGAAGGTACTTTACAGCCGACGACTTCCACACTGACTGTTGCCTACGGAGGTCAGGTTGATCTAAGAACCAACACAGCCTTTGGAAAACCGATCTTTAATAATTTAGTGGTGAATCAGGGCGCATCTATATTTCACTCTTATAACGCTAGCTGTGCTGTTCAAAATTACGCGGTAAATCTGGATTTGGATAACTTCACATTAGATGGAGATATGCCTTTGAATGCTCGGGGATTTGCCCAGGCCTGCGGTCCCGGCGGAGGCCCCGGTGGAAATCTCACCAGTCCGGCAGGAGCCAGCTACGGTGGTTTTGGACATGCCGGTGGAACTGCGCAGACGCAACCCTATGGATCTATTTCAAATCCGGTCGATATGGGTAGCGGTGGAGGAACAACTTGGGGCGGCCGAGGTGGAGGACTTGCTCTTATCAAGGTCGCAAATCGATTTACTTTTAACGGAACTATTAAAAGTAATGCCGGTGGTGCTTCAACTTTCGGAGCCTTCTATTCGGGCTCGGGCGGCAGTGGCGGCGGTATCAATATAAATACTAATATTATCGATGGGGCCGGTGGAAGAGTCGAAGCTTCAGGCAGTCCAGGTCAGGTTGCGGCCGGAGGGCATGTTCCTGGTTCAGGCAGCGGTGGTCGTATTGCGATAATCTACAAGGACGATCAGTATACTGGTGGTCTATCTTCAGTTTCGATTAAAAACTTCGGTGGAGCACGCGGTGGTAACATCAATGGTGCCGCAGGAACTACTTACATTGAGAAGCGAGACGGCTCTAATAATCCTTTGAATAAGCATTTGATCATGGACAACGGGATTATTGCTTATGCCGAAGGAAGTGAGACGGCAATTCTTCAAACAGAAACTTTTGATGTCATCGACGTCGGTTCAACCACCGGCGTCTATATCGGGCCTCTGGCGAGTTTTGCATTTTCAAGTTCAGATCTGACTTACCCGTTGAGATTGGCCGGAGCCGTCACCTTCCCAGGAAATAATTTGGTGATCCAACCGACGGGACGTTTGATTTTCTCAAAAACGGGAAGCTTTGTACTGAACAATCTAACGGTAGAGCCGGGGGGAATGATCACACATTCTCCGAATACGAAACCTTCGGATCTGAAAAATTATCTTGTGAATATTGAGGCAAATAATTTCTGGTTGAAGCCTGACGCGAGCATCGATGTTTCATACAAAGGCTATCAGTGCGGTCAGGGTCTGGGGGCTGGTACTATTAACACGTTTGGTTACTCCGGTTCCGGTGGTGGACATGGCGGCGTGGGTGGCACGGTTCCTAGTTGGACCGGTGTTTCGTCGATGCCGGGTGGTGTGTCTTATGGGGATCCAAATCTGCAAGATCCAGTGAATCCCGCGAAAGACATTGGAAGCGGTGGTGCTGCTGGCAATCCAATTAATGGATTGTGCCGCGGCGGTGTTGGTGGCGGTGCCATTTATTTGAAAGTGAACAACACCTTGACCTTGGAAGGTCGCATCTTTGCGAATGGTGCCGTAGGTATTCAAGACGGAGCGGATAAGAGCGGTGGCGGCGGATCCGGTGGTTCTGTTTATATCAATACCACGGATCTGGATGGGGCATTCGCAGAAATCCACGCGGACGGTGGTGCTGTTCCAACTGGTATTCATATGGGTGGTTCTGGCGGCGGCGGTCGCATTTCTCTGAATGTATCTGGAAGCAGAGCCAGCTATGTCGGCAGCATCACATCGAGTGCGAATGCCGGTGCGGGTAGTTCGGATCGTTTGGGTGACGCTGGAACTATTGGGGGCTTGTCATGGTAA